From a single Calothrix sp. NIES-2098 genomic region:
- a CDS encoding flavin oxidoreductase/NADH oxidase: MAHLFEPYSIREVSFRNRIAVSPMCQYSSTDGYANDWHKVHLASRAVGGSGLVLTEAAAVEPRGRISPQDLGIWLDEHVENLAQIVELIHNFGAVAGIQLAHAGRKASTAKPSKGGKFLDESQEGWRPLVSSSAIAFSKDSPIPEALTIEGIQQVTDAFVQAAQRSLKAGFKVIEIHAAHGYLLHQFLSPLANTRTDDYGGSFENRTRLLREVVQGVREVWPQTHPLFVRLSATDWVDKGWDIEQSIALSDKLKSLGVDLIDCSSGGIIPGINIPLKPGYQTQFAERIRREANIDTGAVGLITSPEQADQIISSGSADIVLLGRELLRNPYWPHMAAKQLGYEKLWPVQYDRAWL; encoded by the coding sequence ATGGCACACCTGTTTGAACCATATAGTATTCGTGAAGTCAGCTTTCGCAACCGCATTGCCGTTTCACCAATGTGTCAATATTCCAGTACCGATGGTTATGCTAATGACTGGCACAAGGTTCATCTAGCTTCGCGTGCAGTTGGTGGTTCTGGTTTAGTGTTAACAGAAGCAGCAGCCGTAGAGCCGCGGGGACGCATTAGCCCCCAAGATTTAGGAATTTGGTTAGACGAACACGTTGAGAATTTAGCCCAGATTGTGGAATTAATTCATAACTTTGGTGCGGTTGCTGGTATTCAACTCGCTCACGCAGGAAGAAAAGCCAGCACAGCCAAACCAAGCAAGGGCGGAAAGTTCTTAGATGAATCTCAAGAAGGTTGGCGTCCTCTAGTTTCCAGTAGTGCGATCGCTTTTAGCAAAGATAGCCCCATACCAGAAGCCCTCACCATTGAAGGTATTCAACAAGTTACCGATGCTTTTGTCCAAGCTGCTCAACGTTCTTTAAAAGCTGGATTCAAAGTAATTGAAATCCATGCTGCTCACGGTTATCTGCTGCACCAGTTCCTCTCACCGCTAGCTAACACTCGTACAGATGATTATGGTGGTAGCTTTGAAAACCGTACTCGGCTGCTGAGGGAAGTCGTTCAAGGCGTGCGAGAAGTTTGGCCACAAACACATCCATTATTTGTACGCCTCTCTGCTACAGATTGGGTAGACAAGGGTTGGGATATTGAGCAAAGTATCGCTTTAAGTGACAAACTTAAGTCTTTAGGTGTAGATTTGATTGACTGCTCTTCCGGTGGCATTATCCCAGGCATTAACATACCACTCAAGCCAGGTTATCAAACTCAGTTTGCCGAACGCATCCGTCGTGAAGCGAATATTGACACAGGAGCCGTAGGCTTAATTACCTCTCCCGAACAAGCAGACCAAATTATTAGTTCAGGAAGCGCTGACATAGTATTGTTGGGACGTGAGTTGCTTCGCAATCCTTACTGGCCGCACATGGCAGCTAAACAGTTAGGATACGAGAAACTCTGGCCAGTTCAATATGACCGCGCTTGGCTGTAA
- a CDS encoding two component transcriptional regulator, with amino-acid sequence MIGKKILVVDDDPPVRNLIQRFLTKLNYQVEAAADGKTARAIFQNFHPDLVILDVTLPNENISDICEEIQVIGEAFVLLLTKNLDAGIKADDYLAKPFDLGQLEAKVTKILQGRNDNNWG; translated from the coding sequence ATGATTGGTAAGAAAATTCTTGTAGTTGACGACGATCCGCCAGTAAGGAACCTAATCCAACGGTTTTTAACTAAACTAAATTATCAAGTAGAAGCTGCCGCCGATGGAAAAACGGCAAGAGCTATATTCCAAAATTTTCATCCAGATCTAGTGATTTTAGATGTAACTTTACCAAACGAGAATATCTCCGATATCTGCGAAGAAATACAAGTTATCGGTGAAGCCTTTGTACTTCTGCTAACTAAAAATTTAGATGCAGGTATAAAGGCTGATGACTATCTCGCCAAGCCATTTGATTTAGGACAACTGGAAGCTAAAGTAACAAAGATTTTGCAGGGCAGAAATGATAATAACTGGGGTTAA